One part of the Mycobacterium marinum genome encodes these proteins:
- a CDS encoding CTP synthase, producing the protein MRRHPQTATKHLFVSGGVASSLGKGLTASSLGQLLTARGLRVTMQKLDPYLNVDPGTMNPFQHGEVFVTEDGAETDLDVGHYERFLDRDLSGSANVTTGQVYSTVIAKERRGEYLGDTVQVIPHITDEIKRRIMAMAEPNADGRRPDVVITEIGGTVGDIESQPFLEAARQVRHDLGRENVFFLHVSLVPYLAPSGELKTKPTQHSVAALRSIGITADALILRCDRDVPEALKNKIALMCDVDIDGIISTPDAPSIYDIPKVLHREELDAFVVRRLNLPFRDVDWTEWDDLLRRVHEPKETVRIALVGKYVELSDAYLSVIEAIRAGGFKHRAKVEISWVGSDDCQTDGGVASALGDVHGVLIPGGFGIRGIEGKISAISYARSRGLPVFGLCLGLQCIVIEAARSVGLTEANSAEFEPGTPDPVISTMADQEHIVSGQADLGGTMRLGAYPAVLESGSIVAEAYQSTKVSERHRHRYEVNNAYRERIAESGLRFSGTSPDGHLVEFVEYPPEQHPFVVGTQAHPELKSRPTRPHPLFAAFVKAAIDYKEGELLPVEMPERVSNGAERRDQVGQSIPEPANRG; encoded by the coding sequence ATGTCGATCCGGGCACCATGAATCCGTTCCAGCACGGTGAAGTCTTCGTCACCGAAGACGGCGCCGAAACCGACCTCGACGTCGGCCACTATGAGCGATTCCTGGATCGCGACCTATCCGGGTCGGCGAATGTCACCACCGGGCAGGTCTATTCGACGGTGATCGCCAAGGAGCGCCGTGGCGAGTACCTCGGCGACACGGTTCAGGTGATCCCACACATCACCGACGAGATCAAGCGGCGCATCATGGCGATGGCCGAGCCCAACGCGGACGGCCGCCGCCCCGATGTCGTCATCACCGAAATCGGCGGCACGGTAGGCGATATCGAATCTCAGCCATTCCTCGAGGCCGCCCGCCAGGTGCGCCACGACCTGGGGCGCGAGAACGTCTTCTTTCTCCATGTGTCGCTGGTCCCATACCTGGCCCCCTCGGGGGAGCTCAAGACCAAACCGACCCAGCACTCGGTGGCCGCACTGCGCAGCATCGGTATCACTGCGGACGCACTCATCCTGCGCTGTGACCGTGATGTTCCCGAAGCGCTGAAGAACAAGATCGCCCTGATGTGTGACGTGGACATTGACGGCATCATCTCCACCCCGGACGCGCCCTCGATCTACGACATCCCCAAGGTGTTGCATCGCGAGGAGCTCGACGCGTTCGTGGTACGCCGGCTCAACCTGCCCTTCCGCGACGTCGACTGGACCGAGTGGGACGATTTGCTGCGCCGGGTGCACGAACCGAAGGAAACGGTTCGAATTGCTCTGGTGGGTAAATACGTTGAGCTTTCCGACGCTTACCTGTCGGTGATCGAGGCAATACGGGCCGGCGGATTCAAACATCGGGCCAAGGTCGAAATCAGCTGGGTGGGCTCCGACGACTGCCAGACCGACGGAGGCGTCGCCAGCGCCTTGGGCGACGTCCACGGGGTGCTGATTCCCGGCGGGTTCGGTATCCGGGGCATCGAGGGCAAGATCAGCGCCATCAGCTACGCGCGGTCGCGCGGTCTGCCGGTGTTCGGGCTCTGCCTGGGGCTGCAGTGCATTGTGATCGAAGCCGCCCGCTCGGTGGGGCTGACCGAGGCCAATTCGGCCGAGTTCGAGCCCGGTACACCTGACCCGGTGATCTCCACGATGGCCGATCAGGAACACATCGTGTCCGGCCAGGCCGATCTGGGTGGCACCATGCGGCTCGGTGCCTATCCCGCCGTATTGGAATCGGGTTCCATTGTGGCCGAGGCATATCAATCGACCAAGGTGTCCGAACGGCACCGGCACCGCTACGAGGTCAACAATGCCTACCGGGAGCGGATTGCCGAAAGTGGGCTGCGCTTCTCGGGGACCTCACCCGACGGCCACTTGGTGGAGTTCGTCGAATATCCGCCCGAGCAACACCCGTTCGTGGTGGGCACCCAGGCTCACCCCGAGCTGAAGAGCCGGCCTACCCGGCCGCATCCGCTGTTCGCCGCGTTCGTCAAGGCGGCTATCGACTACAAAGAGGGCGAGCTGCTTCCGGTGGAGATGCCCGAGCGGGTTTCCAACGGCGCTGAGCGGCGCGATCAGGTCGGGCAGTCGATACCTGAGCCCGCAAACCGTGGCTGA
- a CDS encoding NUDIX domain-containing protein yields the protein MAEHDFETISSETLYTGAIFALRRDRVRMPGDTTAVREVIEHYGAVAIVAMDDDGNIPMVYQYRHAFGRRLLELPAGLRDAAGEPSHATAARELHEEAGLQAEHWQVLIDLDSAPGFSDESVRVYLATGLSEVEQPEGHHEEADMTVRWFPLTEAVRKVFTGEIVNAIAVAGVLAAHSISTGLAQPRPLDSPWIDRPTAFMARKNSR from the coding sequence GTGGCTGAGCACGACTTCGAGACGATCTCGTCCGAAACCTTATATACCGGGGCCATTTTCGCGCTGCGTCGAGATCGGGTGCGGATGCCCGGTGACACCACTGCGGTGCGCGAAGTCATCGAGCACTACGGAGCGGTTGCCATCGTCGCGATGGATGACGACGGCAATATCCCGATGGTCTACCAGTACCGCCACGCGTTCGGGCGGCGGCTGCTGGAACTTCCCGCCGGGCTGCGCGATGCCGCGGGAGAACCCTCCCATGCCACCGCGGCGCGCGAACTGCATGAGGAGGCGGGTCTGCAGGCTGAGCACTGGCAGGTGCTCATCGACCTGGACTCCGCGCCCGGATTCAGCGACGAGTCGGTGCGGGTCTATCTGGCCACCGGGCTCAGTGAAGTCGAGCAGCCCGAGGGGCATCACGAAGAAGCCGATATGACGGTGCGGTGGTTTCCCCTCACCGAGGCGGTGCGCAAGGTGTTCACCGGCGAGATCGTCAACGCCATCGCGGTGGCCGGCGTCTTGGCCGCCCACTCCATCTCCACCGGGCTGGCCCAGCCGCGCCCGCTGGACAGTCCCTGGATCGACAGACCGACGGCGTTCATGGCGCGGAAGAATTCGCGGTGA
- the xerD gene encoding site-specific tyrosine recombinase XerD: MSTLTLDTQLQGYLDHLAIERGVAANTLSSYRRDLRRYSKHLEDRGITDLAKVGEDDVSEFLVALRRGDPESGVLGLSAVSAARALIAVRGLHRFAAAEGLAALDVARAVRPPTPGRRLPKSLTIDEVLALLEGAGGDNPADGPLTLRNRALLELLYSTGSRISEAVGLDVDDIDTQARTVLLQGKGGKQRLVPVGRPAVQALDAYLVRGRPELARRGRGTPAIFLNARGGRLSRQSAWQVLQDAAERAGITSGVSPHMLRHSFATHLLEGGADVRVVQELLGHASVTTTQIYTLVTVHALREVWAGAHPRAT; this comes from the coding sequence GTGAGCACGCTGACCCTGGACACGCAGTTGCAGGGTTATCTCGACCATTTAGCGATCGAACGTGGCGTTGCCGCCAACACGTTGAGCTCCTATCGGCGGGACCTGCGCCGCTACTCCAAGCACCTCGAAGACCGGGGGATCACCGATTTAGCCAAGGTGGGCGAGGACGATGTGAGCGAGTTCCTGGTCGCCCTGCGACGGGGAGATCCCGAATCCGGAGTGCTCGGGCTGTCGGCGGTGTCAGCAGCCCGGGCGCTGATTGCGGTGCGAGGGTTGCATCGGTTCGCGGCCGCCGAGGGACTGGCCGCGCTGGATGTGGCGCGCGCCGTGCGTCCGCCCACACCGGGCCGGAGGCTGCCCAAGAGTCTGACCATCGATGAGGTGCTGGCCCTGCTCGAGGGTGCCGGTGGTGACAATCCGGCGGACGGCCCGCTGACGCTGCGCAACCGGGCATTGCTGGAGCTGTTGTATTCCACCGGATCTCGGATCTCCGAGGCGGTCGGACTCGATGTCGACGATATCGATACGCAGGCCAGGACGGTGTTGTTACAGGGCAAGGGCGGTAAGCAGCGGCTGGTGCCGGTGGGGCGTCCCGCGGTACAAGCCTTGGACGCCTATCTGGTGCGCGGACGTCCGGAGCTCGCCCGCCGCGGCCGCGGCACCCCGGCGATTTTCCTCAACGCGCGCGGCGGTCGCCTGTCGCGCCAAAGCGCTTGGCAGGTGTTGCAGGATGCGGCCGAACGCGCCGGCATCACCTCGGGGGTATCGCCGCACATGCTGCGCCATTCGTTTGCGACTCATCTGCTGGAAGGCGGCGCGGATGTCCGGGTGGTGCAGGAGCTTCTGGGGCATGCCTCGGTGACAACGACGCAGATCTACACGCTGGTCACCGTGCACGCGCTGCGCGAAGTGTGGGCCGGCGCGCACCCCCGGGCCACCTAG
- a CDS encoding O-methyltransferase: protein MRVNARFAPLRWSVLRLALAFRTLLSTGQVGDGREAAAVDYVLEHARAGDIDDVLAAIDKFAYEKSILVNVGDEKGLLLDAAVRRADPALALELGTYCGYGALRIARAAPQAKVYSVELAEANAANARQIWAHAGVADRVTCVVGTIGDGGRTLDALATEHGFAPGALDFVFVDHDKKAYLDDLQSILDREWLHRGSIVVADNVKVPGAPEYHEYMRHHQGTLWDTTEHKTHLEYQTLVSDLVLESDYLG from the coding sequence ATGAGGGTCAACGCACGCTTCGCTCCGTTGCGGTGGTCGGTATTGCGGCTGGCACTGGCATTTCGCACCCTGCTCAGCACGGGCCAGGTCGGCGACGGCCGCGAGGCAGCGGCTGTCGACTATGTGCTTGAGCACGCCCGCGCCGGCGATATCGACGACGTGCTGGCCGCCATCGACAAGTTCGCCTACGAAAAGTCCATCCTGGTCAACGTCGGCGACGAGAAGGGGCTGCTACTCGATGCCGCGGTGCGGCGCGCCGATCCGGCGCTGGCGCTGGAACTGGGCACCTACTGCGGGTATGGCGCGCTGCGGATCGCCCGGGCCGCACCGCAGGCCAAGGTCTACTCCGTCGAACTTGCCGAAGCCAACGCCGCCAACGCCCGACAGATCTGGGCTCATGCGGGCGTTGCCGATCGCGTGACATGTGTCGTGGGCACCATTGGCGACGGCGGACGCACCCTGGATGCACTCGCGACCGAGCACGGATTCGCCCCCGGTGCGCTCGATTTCGTCTTTGTCGATCACGACAAGAAGGCCTACCTCGACGACCTGCAAAGCATCCTGGACCGGGAGTGGCTGCATCGGGGCTCGATCGTGGTGGCCGACAACGTCAAGGTGCCCGGCGCTCCCGAGTACCACGAATACATGCGGCACCATCAAGGCACGCTGTGGGACACCACCGAGCACAAGACCCACCTCGAGTACCAAACCCTGGTATCGGATCTGGTGCTCGAATCCGACTACTTGGGGTGA
- a CDS encoding inositol-3-phosphate synthase — protein MNRDRARSEATAGQRCGLWLSGARGSVATTSIVGLYALSAGLVSETGCVTSNADFANVPLPNYSDFVVGGRDLTTTSLVKRAETLVEAGLLPHQVVATLSDRLAATDDEIVGPSCVATPDPCSAGASTQAELVDRLCDAMASFISRHGLDGLVVIDVASTQPPVADLPEYRDPQLLRLALGEKNRALLPASALTALAAIRIGAGYACFTPSPSLGIPALRQLAAEADISYAGQDAKTGQTLLRTVLAPMFASRAMNVHSWAGSNLLGGGDGATLADPVAVQSKLASKQRGIQQMLGGHVTAPLHIDYVPDLGETKVAWDFIHATGFLGGQITLQTTWSAPDSALAAPLVLDVARLLSMARMRGAHGVVGELGFFFKEPWGSSTHSLAAQYEALHQWANSFSTPDSAEL, from the coding sequence ATGAACCGCGATCGCGCCAGATCCGAGGCAACCGCAGGCCAGCGCTGCGGTCTGTGGCTCAGCGGCGCCCGGGGGTCGGTGGCGACCACGTCGATCGTCGGTTTGTATGCGCTGAGCGCGGGTCTGGTATCTGAAACCGGTTGTGTGACTTCGAATGCCGACTTTGCCAACGTGCCGCTGCCGAATTACTCCGATTTTGTGGTGGGCGGACGAGACCTCACCACCACCTCGTTGGTCAAGCGCGCGGAGACCCTGGTGGAAGCCGGACTTCTGCCGCACCAGGTGGTGGCCACACTCTCCGATCGGCTGGCAGCCACCGACGACGAGATCGTCGGTCCTTCTTGTGTGGCCACGCCGGATCCCTGCAGTGCCGGTGCGAGCACCCAAGCCGAACTGGTCGACCGGCTCTGCGATGCGATGGCCTCGTTCATATCGCGTCATGGGCTGGATGGTTTGGTTGTCATCGACGTCGCGTCGACCCAACCGCCGGTTGCCGATCTACCGGAGTACCGCGACCCGCAACTGTTGCGTCTCGCGCTGGGCGAGAAGAACCGAGCGCTGCTGCCGGCGAGTGCGCTGACGGCGCTGGCCGCAATACGTATCGGCGCCGGCTATGCCTGTTTCACGCCGTCGCCGTCTTTGGGTATCCCCGCGCTGCGCCAACTCGCTGCCGAGGCCGACATCAGCTACGCGGGTCAGGATGCCAAGACAGGCCAGACCTTGCTGCGCACGGTGTTGGCGCCAATGTTTGCCAGCCGCGCGATGAACGTTCACTCATGGGCCGGGTCGAACTTGCTGGGGGGCGGTGACGGCGCCACCTTGGCCGACCCGGTCGCGGTGCAGTCCAAGCTCGCCAGCAAGCAGCGTGGCATCCAGCAGATGCTCGGCGGCCACGTCACCGCTCCGCTGCACATCGACTATGTGCCCGATCTGGGGGAAACCAAGGTTGCGTGGGACTTCATCCATGCAACGGGATTTCTGGGCGGCCAGATCACGCTGCAAACTACCTGGTCTGCACCGGATTCCGCGCTGGCTGCGCCGCTGGTTCTCGACGTGGCACGACTTCTGTCGATGGCCCGAATGCGCGGCGCGCACGGCGTGGTGGGGGAGCTCGGTTTCTTTTTCAAGGAGCCGTGGGGATCCTCGACGCACTCCCTGGCGGCGCAGTACGAAGCACTGCACCAGTGGGCCAACTCCTTCTCGACACCGGATTCAGCTGAGCTGTGA
- a CDS encoding SCO3242 family prenyltransferase translates to MRAPAALTVLGDSVVGAMWSGRPLGGRRLALPLASALLYWSGMVLNDWADRKRDAVERPERPIPSGDVSPAAALSAATVLAAAGVAAATAAGGRQGLAAAGRITLCVVAYDVAAKDTAAGPLVMSGCRFFDVMLGAAPHYRRALIPASVIGLHTTAITVLSRSEVTGSDRRMPALVGGAAAAVATSAVAAAAGGPAGYRVALPVAVYSWAFGPSLWNAWQQPTAEAIRSAVRSGIASMIAAQAMLAARSPRSRTMLALCGLAIGLRLKVSAPKPTEVT, encoded by the coding sequence ATGAGGGCGCCTGCTGCACTTACCGTTCTCGGTGACAGCGTCGTTGGCGCGATGTGGTCAGGACGCCCGTTGGGAGGACGGCGCCTGGCGCTACCGCTGGCATCCGCCCTGTTGTATTGGAGCGGGATGGTGCTCAACGACTGGGCCGACCGCAAGCGTGACGCCGTTGAGCGTCCCGAGCGTCCGATTCCCTCCGGCGACGTGTCACCCGCGGCGGCGCTGTCGGCGGCCACCGTCTTGGCCGCCGCCGGAGTCGCCGCAGCGACGGCGGCGGGAGGCCGCCAGGGCCTGGCCGCTGCGGGCCGCATCACGCTGTGTGTGGTGGCCTACGACGTGGCCGCCAAGGACACCGCGGCCGGGCCCCTGGTGATGTCGGGCTGCCGGTTCTTCGATGTGATGCTTGGCGCCGCGCCACATTATCGCCGCGCCCTGATTCCTGCCTCGGTCATCGGCCTGCACACCACCGCGATCACGGTACTGTCCCGCAGCGAGGTAACGGGATCCGACCGCCGCATGCCGGCTCTGGTAGGAGGTGCCGCTGCGGCGGTGGCGACGTCGGCCGTTGCCGCCGCAGCCGGTGGGCCAGCCGGATACCGCGTGGCGCTGCCGGTTGCGGTCTACTCCTGGGCATTTGGGCCCAGTTTGTGGAACGCGTGGCAGCAACCCACCGCTGAGGCGATTCGCAGCGCGGTACGTAGCGGAATCGCCTCGATGATCGCGGCACAGGCCATGCTGGCCGCGCGCTCACCGCGGTCGCGCACCATGCTTGCGCTGTGCGGTCTTGCTATTGGCCTGCGGCTGAAAGTTTCTGCGCCGAAACCCACCGAGGTGACCTGA
- a CDS encoding EboA domain-containing protein, with the protein MHVGYNTNSLADHPIAEALALIAEEGYSAVALTVGYPHVRPMDSDLGAQLDALGCLLDTYGLTVAIETGARYLLDPHNKHKPSLVDVAAQPRIEFLQRAIDIGAELGATCVSLWSGYSVSYSDAATTRDLLLGRLSRLVEYADRKSVMLGFEPEPGMFVETVQQALGLCSELGDPARLGITLDVGHCVMTEPAGAEAAIVELGDKLVNVHLDDMTPLKHEHLEFGYGALDLGAVMDALQVAGFAGVASVELPRHAHDAPKVARRSMNSIKLAQLPLQVRTWLAEAAAVLRRDPEKVLELFSGAQRQMPTSSDEATVLARGRLVATLVAETPDVTAGQLIDKLYRWGDSDERLGVFCGLETAASDETLGPDATRVGVGLAEDALRCNDPRLVAAALGGFGARFLAQHSWRDGVMKLVFMGVPLRGVSGLRSRADTELGRMATDYASERAAAGRMIPADAQLLQRLCATEVEALK; encoded by the coding sequence ATGCACGTTGGCTACAACACCAATAGTTTGGCTGATCATCCGATTGCTGAAGCGCTGGCTTTGATCGCCGAAGAGGGTTACAGCGCCGTCGCCTTGACCGTTGGCTATCCGCATGTGCGGCCCATGGACTCCGATCTCGGTGCGCAACTCGATGCACTGGGTTGCCTGCTGGACACATACGGGTTGACGGTGGCAATCGAGACGGGCGCCCGCTATCTGCTGGATCCGCACAACAAACACAAACCGTCACTGGTTGATGTCGCCGCGCAGCCGCGCATCGAGTTCTTGCAGCGGGCAATCGATATCGGTGCCGAACTGGGGGCAACCTGCGTATCGCTATGGTCAGGATATTCGGTCAGCTACAGTGACGCCGCCACCACGCGTGACCTCTTGCTCGGTAGGCTCTCTCGCCTGGTGGAGTACGCAGACCGCAAGTCGGTCATGCTGGGCTTCGAGCCCGAACCGGGCATGTTTGTGGAAACCGTCCAACAGGCGCTGGGGCTGTGCAGCGAGTTGGGTGATCCTGCGCGACTTGGCATCACGCTCGACGTCGGACACTGCGTGATGACCGAGCCCGCCGGGGCCGAGGCGGCAATCGTGGAACTGGGGGACAAGCTGGTCAACGTTCACCTGGACGACATGACACCGCTCAAACATGAACACCTTGAGTTCGGTTACGGCGCATTGGATCTGGGTGCGGTGATGGACGCGCTGCAGGTGGCGGGCTTCGCCGGGGTGGCTTCTGTCGAGCTGCCCCGACACGCCCATGACGCACCCAAGGTGGCGCGCCGCAGCATGAATTCGATCAAGCTTGCCCAGCTGCCCCTGCAGGTTCGCACGTGGCTCGCGGAGGCCGCCGCGGTGCTACGGCGGGACCCCGAGAAGGTTCTGGAGCTCTTCTCCGGCGCGCAGCGCCAGATGCCGACCTCCTCGGATGAGGCTACTGTCTTGGCGCGCGGGCGGCTGGTTGCCACTCTGGTGGCCGAAACCCCGGACGTCACCGCAGGTCAGCTGATCGACAAGTTGTACCGATGGGGCGATAGCGACGAGCGCCTCGGCGTCTTCTGCGGTCTCGAGACCGCGGCGTCGGACGAGACGCTGGGGCCCGACGCGACCAGGGTCGGTGTGGGCCTCGCCGAAGATGCCCTGCGGTGCAACGATCCGCGCCTGGTCGCCGCGGCGCTCGGCGGCTTCGGCGCCCGATTCCTGGCCCAGCACAGTTGGCGTGACGGAGTGATGAAGTTGGTCTTCATGGGTGTCCCACTGCGCGGCGTATCGGGCTTGCGCAGTCGCGCTGACACCGAGTTGGGTCGCATGGCTACGGATTACGCAAGTGAACGCGCTGCGGCCGGCCGAATGATCCCGGCCGATGCGCAGCTGCTGCAACGATTGTGTGCTACCGAAGTGGAGGCTTTGAAGTGA
- a CDS encoding TatD family hydrolase encodes MRIFDPHIHMTSRTTDDYEAMHRAGVRAVVEPAFWLGQPRTGPSSFIDYFDSLIGWERYRASQFGIAHNCTIALNPKEANDSRCREVLDQIPRYLSKSGVVAVGEIGYDSMTPEETAVFETQLEMAAERGLPALVHTPHRDKLGGTLASIEVADRVGIDPGLVLLDHLNEVTIEPARDSGCWMGFSIYPDTKMDEARMVVLMQRFGLDRIIVNSAADWGRSDPLKTAKTARAMLTAGFTDDDVDRVLWRNPVEFYSQSGQLRLLSDEQEAAFAGNTINRGEKP; translated from the coding sequence GTGAGGATCTTCGACCCGCACATCCACATGACATCACGCACCACAGACGACTACGAAGCGATGCATCGAGCGGGTGTGCGCGCGGTCGTCGAACCGGCCTTCTGGCTGGGGCAACCTCGCACCGGCCCGTCCTCATTCATCGACTATTTCGACAGCCTCATCGGCTGGGAACGCTACCGGGCATCACAGTTCGGGATTGCCCACAACTGCACCATCGCGCTCAATCCCAAGGAAGCCAACGACAGTCGATGTCGGGAGGTGCTTGATCAGATCCCGCGGTATCTGTCGAAGAGTGGGGTCGTTGCCGTCGGTGAGATCGGCTACGACTCGATGACCCCGGAGGAAACGGCGGTATTCGAGACACAGTTGGAGATGGCGGCCGAACGTGGTCTTCCTGCGCTCGTTCACACTCCCCACCGCGATAAACTCGGCGGCACCTTGGCCAGCATCGAAGTGGCCGATCGGGTAGGGATCGATCCTGGCCTGGTGCTGCTGGACCACCTCAATGAGGTGACTATTGAGCCTGCGCGCGACAGCGGCTGTTGGATGGGCTTCTCCATCTATCCGGATACCAAGATGGACGAAGCACGGATGGTCGTGCTGATGCAGCGGTTTGGGCTGGACCGCATAATCGTCAACTCGGCCGCGGATTGGGGGCGATCCGATCCGCTCAAGACGGCGAAGACCGCGCGGGCCATGCTGACGGCGGGCTTCACCGACGACGACGTCGATCGGGTGCTGTGGCGCAATCCCGTCGAGTTCTACAGCCAGAGCGGACAGCTTCGCTTGCTCAGTGATGAGCAGGAGGCGGCGTTTGCCGGCAACACCATCAATCGTGGGGAAAAGCCGTGA
- the eboE gene encoding metabolite traffic protein EboE, which translates to MLSYCSNVVAAENMSALEQRLATVFAPARELAGVETLGVGLWLPARTMDGLADDPAARRRLAAILAHHGLAVVTMNAFPYGSFHGTSVKHAVYRPDWTTPERIAYTRCCAEVLGELLGDTDHGTISTLPLGWAEQWSDESEAAALRNLSALGDELRQIEERTGRRIRLAIEPEPGCVIGSCRDAIEWFGRANLDPRYLGLCLDTCHLAVMHETPGEVVSGLAGIGVEVVKIQASNAIQIDDLADERVGQAFAELSGSPYLHQVNGVTGDGQPWFRDDLSFADPSIPRSGSARVHYHVPLHLDPPAPLRTTSHILAEVMTMFGNGTLSDRADLEVETYTWEVLPESLRKASLAEDIAGEIGWLDQLLRVGDPA; encoded by the coding sequence ATGTTGTCATACTGCAGCAATGTTGTTGCAGCGGAGAACATGTCAGCACTAGAGCAGCGGTTGGCAACGGTGTTTGCGCCGGCACGCGAGCTCGCCGGCGTCGAAACGCTGGGCGTGGGGCTATGGTTACCTGCCCGCACCATGGACGGCCTAGCCGATGACCCCGCCGCGCGCCGTCGGCTGGCGGCGATTCTGGCGCACCATGGGCTCGCTGTGGTGACCATGAATGCCTTTCCCTATGGCTCCTTCCACGGAACCTCGGTGAAGCACGCCGTGTATCGGCCGGATTGGACGACGCCAGAACGCATTGCCTACACGCGCTGCTGTGCCGAGGTGCTCGGCGAGCTACTCGGCGACACGGACCATGGCACCATTTCGACGCTGCCGTTGGGCTGGGCTGAGCAGTGGAGCGATGAGTCCGAAGCGGCGGCGCTGCGCAACTTGTCGGCGCTCGGCGATGAGCTGCGGCAAATCGAAGAGCGCACCGGGCGCCGGATCCGGTTGGCGATCGAACCAGAGCCGGGCTGCGTCATCGGATCTTGTCGGGACGCAATCGAGTGGTTTGGCCGGGCCAACCTGGACCCCCGATACCTGGGTCTGTGCTTGGACACCTGCCACCTGGCCGTGATGCACGAGACCCCGGGCGAGGTAGTGAGCGGGCTGGCCGGAATCGGAGTCGAGGTGGTAAAGATCCAGGCATCCAACGCAATCCAGATTGATGACCTCGCAGACGAGCGTGTGGGGCAAGCCTTTGCCGAGTTGTCGGGGTCGCCGTACCTGCACCAGGTCAACGGTGTCACCGGTGATGGGCAACCGTGGTTTCGGGATGACCTTTCGTTCGCGGACCCGTCGATACCAAGATCGGGTAGTGCCAGGGTGCACTACCACGTTCCGCTTCATCTCGACCCGCCCGCGCCGCTGCGCACCACCTCACACATCCTGGCCGAGGTGATGACCATGTTCGGTAACGGGACGCTGTCAGACAGGGCCGACCTGGAGGTCGAGACCTATACCTGGGAGGTGCTTCCGGAGTCGCTTCGCAAAGCCAGCCTGGCCGAAGACATCGCCGGCGAGATCGGCTGGCTTGACCAGCTTTTGCGGGTAGGGGATCCGGCGTGA
- a CDS encoding alkaline phosphatase family protein: MTQRVLLINVVGLTEPLLPNMPNLAALAARGAMRHLAPVFPAVTCSVQSSMVTGLMPNQHGIVGNGWYFRELGEVLLWRQSNKLVAGEKVWETAASRFPGYTSANVGWWYAMNASNDVIVTPRPVYHQDGRKSPDCYVVPSDLHDILTDKLGTFPLFQYWGPTANITSSRWLVDASIEILQRYSPTLLTAYIPHLDYDFQRYGPHSAAASTAAADVDAALGPLLGYAAEHDLTTIVVSEYGISPAQRPVDINRMLRTEGYLRVYTQQGREYLDPWTSRAFAVADHQAAHVYVRDESDIATVASLIKRLDGVDDVLDRSKQQAWSIDHPRAGELVAVAEPAAWFTYYYWLDDGRAPEFAPCVDIHRKPGYDPAELLMNPDDRAAKAKAAAALAKKWLGLRYTMNVIALNGAAVGGTHGRLPDSDEERPVIITSAPELLAATSGRLPVTAIRDLVLNAHDS; encoded by the coding sequence GTGACTCAACGGGTGCTGCTGATCAACGTGGTGGGGCTCACCGAGCCGCTGCTGCCGAACATGCCCAATCTCGCCGCGTTGGCGGCTCGGGGTGCGATGCGCCATCTGGCCCCGGTGTTTCCGGCGGTCACCTGTTCGGTGCAGTCGTCGATGGTCACCGGCTTGATGCCCAATCAGCATGGAATTGTCGGCAACGGCTGGTACTTCCGTGAACTCGGCGAAGTTCTGCTGTGGCGCCAGAGCAATAAGCTGGTTGCGGGGGAGAAGGTTTGGGAGACCGCGGCAAGTCGTTTCCCGGGATACACTTCGGCGAACGTCGGGTGGTGGTATGCGATGAATGCCAGCAACGATGTGATCGTGACGCCGCGGCCGGTGTATCACCAGGATGGACGCAAGTCCCCGGATTGCTATGTCGTCCCGTCGGATCTGCACGACATCTTGACCGACAAGCTGGGGACGTTTCCGCTGTTCCAGTATTGGGGTCCGACCGCCAACATCACGTCGTCACGCTGGCTGGTGGATGCGTCGATAGAGATTCTGCAGCGCTATTCACCCACCTTGCTCACCGCCTACATTCCGCATCTGGACTACGACTTTCAACGCTACGGCCCGCACTCGGCCGCCGCGAGCACAGCGGCAGCCGATGTCGACGCGGCGTTGGGGCCATTGCTGGGCTACGCCGCGGAGCATGACTTGACGACCATCGTCGTCTCCGAGTACGGGATCTCTCCGGCACAACGGCCGGTGGACATCAATCGGATGCTCAGGACCGAAGGGTATCTGAGGGTCTACACCCAGCAGGGCCGCGAGTACCTGGATCCTTGGACCTCGCGAGCTTTTGCGGTGGCCGACCATCAAGCGGCGCACGTGTATGTGCGCGACGAGTCCGATATCGCCACAGTGGCCAGCCTGATCAAACGGCTGGACGGGGTGGACGACGTGCTGGATCGAAGCAAGCAGCAGGCGTGGTCGATTGATCACCCCCGGGCCGGAGAGTTGGTGGCCGTCGCCGAACCTGCGGCGTGGTTTACCTACTACTACTGGCTCGACGATGGTCGGGCCCCGGAGTTCGCGCCCTGCGTGGACATTCACCGCAAGCCCGGCTATGACCCCGCCGAGCTGTTGATGAACCCCGATGATCGGGCCGCCAAGGCCAAGGCTGCCGCCGCACTCGCCAAAAAGTGGCTGGGGCTTCGCTACACCATGAACGTCATCGCCCTCAACGGTGCCGCGGTGGGAGGCACCCACGGAAGACTTCCCGACTCTGATGAGGAACGGCCGGTGATCATCACGTCTGCCCCGGAACTGTTGGCGGCCACGTCGGGGCGGCTGCCGGTAACCGCCATCCGCGACCTCGTTCTCAACGCCCATGATTCGTAG